Sequence from the Burkholderia cepacia genome:
CAGGCGGCGCTCGCCTCGCATGTCTGCGACAGCAGCCCGACGAGGTTCGCGACCAGCGCGCCGCTTGCCTGCCAGCCGGCCTCGCCTGCGGCGCATTGCACCGCCGCGACCAGGCTGCCGTCGTCCGCGCGCGTCGCGGCGACGATTTCCGTCATCCGGTCGAGCAGCCGCCCGGCCGCGGCGCTTGCACCGGCCAGTTGCGCCGCCGTCGACAGCGGCGACAGCGCGGCGACGAAGTCGGCCACCCACGCGGCAACGTCGTCGAGCCGCGCGTCGTCGAAGCCGAGCAGATCGGCTACCGCGCAGACGGGCACCGTCATGCACCACGTGTTCAGCGCATCGGGCGCCGCATGCGCCGGCAAGCGCTGCGCGGCGAGCGTGGCCGTGCGGCGGCGCAACGCGAGCGCGTCGACCGACGCGAGCGCCGCCTGCATCGCCCGTTTCGGCACGTCGTGCCGCAACGCGCCGTCGTTCATGCGCACCAGCTCGCCGAACAGCGCGCCGGCCGTCGTGCCGCGCAGCGCGGGCGGCACGGGCGCGTCCAGCGGCCGTACGCGGCAGGCCGGATGGCCGAGCACGGCGCTCACGGTCGCGGCGCGGCTCGCGACCCACAGGCCGAGCGTGGCGTCGAACGCGAGCGGCGGCCCGTCGACGAGCGCCGCATAGTAGGGATAGGGATCGCGGTGCGTAACCGCTGCGATGGGATCGGTCGGGTTCATGCAGACAGTATCGACCCGGCCGCGCGCCGCATGTTTCGGCCCGGCGTGAAATGTCGATGCAGCCGGCGACGCCCCCTCGCCGGCCCGCCGACTGTGCGAACCGCCCCCGGTGCGCGTTACGCGGCGGACCGGTAGCGATGCGACTGCATGCGCATGCGTACACGCCCGGCCGAAATCGCGCGCGGCTCCGGCACCACGGTGTCGTGAGGGAACATTTCCTGCCGGAACTCGCCGTTTTCGTCGAACCACTGGCAGATCAGCCAGTCGCCGTCGTCGAATACGACCGGCCCGGCATAGGTTACGGTCATGCGCGGCCCGCCCGTCTTCAGCGTCACGACATCGCCGACGCGAAACCGGGTACGGTGCATATCTCGGATCGTCATCGCTCTCTCAGAAAATTTATATATTCATTATCCGGCACACTTCCGCCGGTATTTTTACGTCGCCACGAAGACTATCAATCACAATAAAAACCGGCAACTGCCGCGTGCGAAAAAAACACAAAATGCATCCCGCAAACGCCCGCCGGACGGTCGATTTCCCGGAACGATCGGCGGGAATTTACAGCATCTTCTTATAAAAAGTGATCGAAAAGACGGGGGGCCGGAATTTCAGCGCCCCCGGTTCGCGAGCGGTTATTTAATCGAAAGCCGCAGCGATTGATTAGCGTCAATCGGAATTTCGGCTGGAAACGATCCCATGCTTTATTTCGGCGTCAGCTTTCGAACGAAAGCGGCAGATTATTCTCCGCGGCGAACCAACGATCGAGCTGGCGCGACGGAATCGCCGCATTCGCGAACGTAAACGTGCCGTCCTGCGCCATTTCCTTCGCGGCGCGCAGGAACGCGCCGAGCGCGGCCCGCGCCAGGGCGCCGCCGACACTCACGCGCTTCACGCCGAGCGCCGCCAGCGCGTCGACGCTCAGCAACCCGCCCTGCAGCCCCATCACGACGTTGACCGGCGCATCGACCGCGCGCGTGAGCTCGGCGATCTCGTCGGGATCGGCCAGGCCCGGCGCATACAGCACGTCGGCGCCCGCGTCGCGATAGGCAACGAGCCGCGCGATCGTGTCGGCGAGGTCGTGGCGGCCGTGCAGGTAGTTTTCGCAGCGCGCGGTCAGCGTGAACGGAAACGGCAGCGCACGCGCCGCGCCGACGGCCGCCGCGATGCGCTCGACCGCCGCTTCGTGTGCATAGATCGGCGCGTCGGCGCGGCCCGTCGCATCCTCGATCGACCCGCCGACCGCGCCGGCCTCGGCCGCGAGCCGGATCGTCTCGGCCACCGTGTCGGGCGCATCGCCGAAGCCGTTCTCGAGATCGGCGCTCACGGGCAGGCCGCCCGCGGCGGCGATCTCGGCGATGTGCGCCAGCATCGCGTCGCGGCCGACCGCGTTGTCCGGCAGGCCGCGCGCATAGGCATAGCCGGCACTCGTGGTCGCGAGCGCCTCGAAACCGGCCATCGCGAGCAGGCGCGCGGTACCGGCGTCCCACGGGTTCGGGATGATGAAAGCGCCGGGCTGCGCATGCAGCGCACGGAATGCGTGCGCGTGGCGGGACTGAAGGTCAGGATGGGTCATCGAGGGCTCCGTCGGAATGAGGAAGCCCCAGCATACGCGCGTGGCGTGCGGCGACGATACGGCTTGCGTTGAAATGTGGGTGCGCGAAGCGGACGGGGACGGCCGCGCTTCGCGATCCATCGGAATCAGACGACGTAAGCGCCCTTCGCATGCAGCTCCGCTTCCGTGCGCTCGAGCGCGGCGATCGCATCGCTGCCTTCGAGCGCCAGCAGCTGCGCGACCAGCGCTTCGGCCATCGCATGCGCGGCCACCAGCGACGGGAAGAACGACGGGCTGTCGTGCGTGAAGATCAGCTGTGCATCCGCGTGCAGCGCGATCGGCGATACCGCGCTGTCGGTGATCGCGACGATCCGGCTGCCCTGCGCCTTCGCGGCCTGCGCGACGCGCGTCGCTTCCGCCGAATACGGGGCGAAGCTGACGACGACGGTCACGCTCTGCTTCGCGATCGTCCGCAGCTCCATTTCGAGCGACCCGGCGACGCCGTTGAGCAGCGACACGGTCGGGCGAAACAGCCGGTAGCCGTACACGAAGCCGAACGCAACCGGGTAGCACGACCGAAACCCCGCGACATGCACGTGCGACGCCTTGCGGATCAGTTTCGCGGCATCGGCGAGCGCGTGCTCGTTCTGCGCGGCGGTGGCCGACAGGTTGTGTTGTTGCGCGGCGAGCAGGTCGTGCGCGAGCGACGCCTTCGCATCGGGCCGCACGAGCGAGCGCGCCCGCTGCGTGAGCGGCTCGGGGCGCGTGCGCACGCGCGCGACACACAGGTCGCGCAGCTCGTTCCAGCCGGGGAAGCCGAATTGCTGCGCGAGCCGCACGAGCGACGCGGGCTGCACCTGCGCGCGCTGTGCGACCTTGCGCATCGACGAGGTGGCGACTTCGTCGGGATGATCGAGCAGGAAGGCGGCGCCCGCCTGGAATTGCGGGCTCAGCTCGGAAAATTGCGCCCGGATCCGGGACGCGAGTTCGTCGAAATTGGCGGCCATCTTGAT
This genomic interval carries:
- a CDS encoding MurR/RpiR family transcriptional regulator yields the protein MAANFDELASRIRAQFSELSPQFQAGAAFLLDHPDEVATSSMRKVAQRAQVQPASLVRLAQQFGFPGWNELRDLCVARVRTRPEPLTQRARSLVRPDAKASLAHDLLAAQQHNLSATAAQNEHALADAAKLIRKASHVHVAGFRSCYPVAFGFVYGYRLFRPTVSLLNGVAGSLEMELRTIAKQSVTVVVSFAPYSAEATRVAQAAKAQGSRIVAITDSAVSPIALHADAQLIFTHDSPSFFPSLVAAHAMAEALVAQLLALEGSDAIAALERTEAELHAKGAYVV
- a CDS encoding YodC family protein gives rise to the protein MTIRDMHRTRFRVGDVVTLKTGGPRMTVTYAGPVVFDDGDWLICQWFDENGEFRQEMFPHDTVVPEPRAISAGRVRMRMQSHRYRSAA
- a CDS encoding cytochrome P450 — its product is MNPTDPIAAVTHRDPYPYYAALVDGPPLAFDATLGLWVASRAATVSAVLGHPACRVRPLDAPVPPALRGTTAGALFGELVRMNDGALRHDVPKRAMQAALASVDALALRRRTATLAAQRLPAHAAPDALNTWCMTVPVCAVADLLGFDDARLDDVAAWVADFVAALSPLSTAAQLAGASAAAGRLLDRMTEIVAATRADDGSLVAAVQCAAGEAGWQASGALVANLVGLLSQTCEASAAWLGNTVVAWLDPAKRPAGEPCATDDATLDAFVAEVGRFDSPVQNTRRFVASRTTIEGVTVEAGDAILVVLAAANRDPAVHRDPHRFVPGRPPGPAFGFGTGPHGCPGERIARAVTAGAFGALLRGGGLPPGDAPGWRYRDSTNVRMPTFEPAR
- a CDS encoding isocitrate lyase/PEP mutase family protein, with the translated sequence MTHPDLQSRHAHAFRALHAQPGAFIIPNPWDAGTARLLAMAGFEALATTSAGYAYARGLPDNAVGRDAMLAHIAEIAAAGGLPVSADLENGFGDAPDTVAETIRLAAEAGAVGGSIEDATGRADAPIYAHEAAVERIAAAVGAARALPFPFTLTARCENYLHGRHDLADTIARLVAYRDAGADVLYAPGLADPDEIAELTRAVDAPVNVVMGLQGGLLSVDALAALGVKRVSVGGALARAALGAFLRAAKEMAQDGTFTFANAAIPSRQLDRWFAAENNLPLSFES